In one Rhinoraja longicauda isolate Sanriku21f unplaced genomic scaffold, sRhiLon1.1 Scf001232, whole genome shotgun sequence genomic region, the following are encoded:
- the LOC144591613 gene encoding putative G-protein coupled receptor 139, producing the protein MLLRYICAGLVSVIFLLPFTVNLLAIVILCRGKCGLSKCITRYLVAMAASDLLVGITDPFLRLTILIYFPYSFLNITPVCTTVIFLVFATTAVSVWLTVAFTFDRFVAICCEKLKIKYCTERTAAAVIGAVIVLGCLENIPRCFTLETGYEFDNLPWECYTKPTFYTSSAWIAYGVTYRVLTPCLPFFLILLLNVLTVRRIVAASRVRRGLRGRSNGENDKDPEMENRRKSIVLLFSITGSFILLWATQAVFYIFTRIAKIGYDGSPTGYYYITIVASGFLQLLSTCTNTCIYVATQSKFRQELMNAVKFPLRVIRALVHS; encoded by the coding sequence ATGTTGCTCAGATACATTTGTGCAGGTCTTGTGTCAGTAAtatttcttctccccttcacagtgaacctgttggcgatagtgatactctgtcgaggtaaatgcggtctctccaaatgcatcacacgctacctggtggccatggcagcgtctgATCTCCTGGTCGGCATCACTGATCCCTTTCTACGTCTGACTATTCTAATTTACTTCCCTTATTCTTTTCTCAACATTACTCCCGTGTGCACGACTGTCATATTCCTGGTCTTTGCAACCACcgcggtctctgtctggctgacggtagccttcaccttcgatcggtttgtggccatttgttgtgagaagctgaaaataaaatattgtaccgagagaacggcggctgcagttatcggggcagtgattgtgctgggctgtttggagaATATCCCCAGGTGTTTTACGTTGGAGACTGGCTACGAGTTTGATAATCTTCCCTGGGAGTGCTACACTAAACCCACCTTCTATACATCGTCTGCATGGATCGCATATGGTGTCACATACCGCGTTCTCACCCCTTGTCTCCCGTTCTTTCTGATCCTTCTGCTCAATGTGCTGACGGTCAGGCGGATTGtagcggccagcagagtccgcaggggtctccggggccgcagcaacggagagaatgacaaggacccggagatggagaaccgcaggaaatccattgttttactctttagtATCACGGGCTCTTTCATATTGCTGTGGGCAACACAAGCTGTCTTTTACATCTTTACGCGTATTGCGAAGATCGGATATGACGGCTCCCCCACCGGTTATTACTATATCACGATTGTCGCTTCGGGGTTTttacagcttctcagtacctgcaccaacacatGTATATACGTGGcgacccagagtaaattcagacaggagctgatgaacgcGGTGAAATTCCCACTCAGGGTAATTCGTGCACTTGTTCACTCATAA